The DNA segment GGTATTAATGCCACAATAAGAGGAGTAGGCAAAACGGCTTTGTGTCATTATGGTATGGAAGTTATTGGAATCAAAGACGGATTTCAAGGACTAATAAAGAAAGACTATATCCATTTGGAAGAAAAAGCATTGTCGGGTCTGCTCAACTTAGGGGGAACTATATTAGGGACATCTCGCGAAAAGCCTTTTAAGAAACTACTAAAAGAAGACGGAGATAAATCCAAAATCATTATTGACAGCTACCACGAACTTGGCTTAGATTGCTTGGTGTGTATTGGAGGTAATGGAACTCAAAAAACTGCTTACAAAGTTTCTCAATTAGGATTAAATGTTATTAGTATTCCCAAAACAATAGATAATGATGTTTGGGGTACTGATACTACTTTTGGATTCGATTCGGCAGTAGACATTGCCACGGAAGCCATAGATCGACTTCACTCAACAGCAAGCTCTCATAAACGAGTTATGGTTATAGAGCTTATGGGGCATAAAGCTGGTTGGATAGCTTTGCACGCTGGGATAGCTGGAGGTGCCGATGTTATTCTTCTTCCTGAGTTAGGATACGACCCAAACAAGATTATTCAAGCTATTACGGATAGAGCAAAAAAAGGAAAACAGTTCTCTATTGTTGTTGTTGCCGAAGGTCTAAAAATAGAAGGAGAGAAAAAGAATCCAGCACGATATATATCAAAGATGATAGAAGAAGAGACGGGCATAGAATGTCGAGAAATGATTCTGGGCTATGTGCAAAGGGGAGGAAGTCCTTCTGCTTACGACAGAAATCTGGCTACACGTTTTGGAGGCTATGCTGCAGACCTAATTGCAAATAAAGAATACAACCGAATGGTGTGCCTTAAGGCAGACAAAATTGAATCTCTTCCACTGTCGGAAGTGGCAGGTAAATTGAAGTTAGTTACTCCAGATAACGAACTAATTCAACAAGGAAGAAAGATAGGTATTTCCTTTGGCATTTGATAATTCTTTCTTTTATTGTATTTTTGTAGTCTGAAAAATAAAAATCATAAAATATAATGTTTGAAAATTTAAGTGATAGATTAGAACGGTCGTTTAAGCTACTTAAAGGTGAAGGTAAAATTACCGAAATAAATGTAGCTGAAACACTAAAAGATGTTCGCAAGGCATTGTTAGATGCCGACGTAAATTATAAAGTTGCAAAATCGTTTACTGACACTGTAAAAGAAAAAGCATTAGGAGCTAATGTGCTTACAGCCGTTAAACCAAGCGAGTTAATGGTTAAGATAGTTCACGATGAACTTACAGAACTTATGGGTGGCGAAACAGCCGAACTAAACCTAACACGCAAACCTGCAGTTATATTAATGTCGGGATTACAAGGGTCTGGTAAAACTACTTTCTCTGGCAAGCTGGCAAAAATGCTTAAAGAGAAGAAAAGCAAAAAGCCTCTTTTAGTAGCCGACGATATTTACAGACCTGCTGCTATAGACCAATTAAAAGTTCTTGGAGAACAAATAGGAGTAGAAGTTTATTCAGAGCCTGAAAATAAAAACCCTATAGAAATTGCTCTTAATGCTATTAAACACGCAACACAAAAAGGTTGCGATGTAATAATCATAGATACTGCTGGTCGATTAGCTATCGACGAACAGATGATGAACGAAATAGAATCTATTAAGAAAGCAGTTAATCCCGACGAAATATTATTCGTTGTAGATTCTATGACAGGGCAAGATGCAGTTAATACAGCTAAAGAGTTTAACGAAAGATTAGATTTTACAGGAGTTGTACTAACTAAATTAGACGGAGATACTCGCGGTGGAGCTGCTCTTTCTATTCGTACAGTAGTAAACAAACCTATAAAGTTTGTCGGTACTGGAGAAAAGATGGATGCAATAGATCCATTTCACCCTAAACGTATGGCCGACCGTATTCTTGGTATGGGAGACATCGTTTCTTTAGTAGAAAAAGCACAAGAACAATACGATGAAGAAGAAGCTCGCCGTTTACAAAAGAAAATTGCTAAAAATCAGTTCGACTTCAACGACTTTCTTTCGCAAATAAACCAAATCAAGAAGATGGGTAATCTTAAAGATTTGGCAGCTATGATACCAGGTTTAGGTAAAGCTATTAAAGACGTAGACATCGACGATGATGCTTTCAAGAGTATTGAAGCTATTATTTATTCTATGACTCCAGAAGAAAGAGCTAACCCTGGTTTACTTAATGGAAATAGAAGAGCTCGTATTGCAAAAGGGAGTGGAACCAATGTTGCCGATGTAAACAAACTTCTTAAACAATTTGAAGAGACTCGTAAGATGATGAAGCTTATGACAACTTCAAAGAAAGCACCTGGCAAAGGAGGCTTATTCAAACGAAAAAGATAAACAACAATACAATGAAACTAATAGACGGAAAAGCTGTAGCTGCTACAATCAAACTTGAAATAGCAGAAGAAGTAAAACAAATAGTTGCCAATGGAGGTAAAAGACCTCATCTTGCGGCAATATTAGTAGGACACGATGGTGGTAGCGAAACTTACGTAGCAAACAAAGTAAAAACTTGCGAAGAGGTTGGCTTTAAGTCTTCTTTAATAAGATACGAAGATAATGTTACAGAAGAAGAGCTGTTAAATAAGGTGCAAGAGCTTAACAATGATGCCGACGTTGACGGTTTTATTGTTCAACTACCTTTGCCTAAGCATATTTCTGAACAAAAGGTTATTGAAGCTATTGACTTTCGTAAAGATGTTGATGGTTTTCACCCTGTTAATGTAGGGCGTATGTCTATTGGTCTTCCTTGTTTTGTGTCGGCAACTCCTGCGGGAATACTCGAACTTCTTAAGCGTTACGATATCGAAACTTCAGGTAAACACTGCGTTGTGTTGGGAAGAAGCAATATAGTAGGTAAGCCTATGGCAACACTAATGATGCAAAAAGCTTATCCTGGCGATTGCACAGTAACTGTTTGTCATAGTAGAACAAAAGATATAAAGAAATACACTTTAGAGGCTGATATTATTATAGCAGCATTGGGAGTGCCGGGCTTCTTAAAAGAAGATATGGTAAAAGAAGGAGTTGTTGTTGTAGACGTAGGAACAACAAGAGTACCTTCCGACAAAACTAAGTCGGGATTTAAGCTAAGTGGTGATGTTTGTTTTGATGAAGTTGCTCCAAAATGTTCGTATATCACTCCTGTTCCAGGCGGAGTAGGTCCGATGACTATCATTTCTTTAATGAAAAATACGCTTCTTGCAGGAAAAAGATCTATTTATTAATATTTTTCTCAACTAATGCTTGACAAATAAAATAAAAGTAGTACCTTTGCACCGCTGATTAAGCAAATCAGAATATGGTGGTTGTAGCTCAGTTGGTTAGAGCATCAGATTGTGGTTCTGAGGGTCGCGGGTTCGAATCCCGTCTTCCACCCATTAAAAAAGCATTTCTTAGGAGATGCTTTTTTGTTTTTGACTCTTTCCTTCTTTAATTTTTAGTTTATTCAACTATCTTTGTAGCCATATAACTTTAATTGACACACAATAATGAAAACAATAATTGATCTTTTTGAAGAAAGCGTCCACAAATTTACCAATAATACCTTCCTCTGGGAAAAGAAAACAGATATATTTGAACCACTAACTTATATTCAAACAAAGAAACAAGTGCTCCGATTAGCAGGAGGCTTAATAAGTATGGGTATAAAATCTGGCGACAAAGTAG comes from the Dysgonomonadaceae bacterium PH5-43 genome and includes:
- a CDS encoding methylenetetrahydrofolate dehydrogenase (NADP+)/methenyltetrahydrofolate cyclohydrolase (product_source=KO:K01491; cath_funfam=3.40.50.10860; cog=COG0190; ko=KO:K01491; pfam=PF00763,PF02882; superfamily=51735,53223); the protein is MKLIDGKAVAATIKLEIAEEVKQIVANGGKRPHLAAILVGHDGGSETYVANKVKTCEEVGFKSSLIRYEDNVTEEELLNKVQELNNDADVDGFIVQLPLPKHISEQKVIEAIDFRKDVDGFHPVNVGRMSIGLPCFVSATPAGILELLKRYDIETSGKHCVVLGRSNIVGKPMATLMMQKAYPGDCTVTVCHSRTKDIKKYTLEADIIIAALGVPGFLKEDMVKEGVVVVDVGTTRVPSDKTKSGFKLSGDVCFDEVAPKCSYITPVPGGVGPMTIISLMKNTLLAGKRSIY
- a CDS encoding signal recognition particle subunit SRP54 (product_source=KO:K03106; cath_funfam=1.10.260.30,3.40.50.300; cog=COG0541; ko=KO:K03106; pfam=PF00448,PF02881,PF02978; smart=SM00962,SM00963; superfamily=52540; tigrfam=TIGR00959) translates to MFENLSDRLERSFKLLKGEGKITEINVAETLKDVRKALLDADVNYKVAKSFTDTVKEKALGANVLTAVKPSELMVKIVHDELTELMGGETAELNLTRKPAVILMSGLQGSGKTTFSGKLAKMLKEKKSKKPLLVADDIYRPAAIDQLKVLGEQIGVEVYSEPENKNPIEIALNAIKHATQKGCDVIIIDTAGRLAIDEQMMNEIESIKKAVNPDEILFVVDSMTGQDAVNTAKEFNERLDFTGVVLTKLDGDTRGGAALSIRTVVNKPIKFVGTGEKMDAIDPFHPKRMADRILGMGDIVSLVEKAQEQYDEEEARRLQKKIAKNQFDFNDFLSQINQIKKMGNLKDLAAMIPGLGKAIKDVDIDDDAFKSIEAIIYSMTPEERANPGLLNGNRRARIAKGSGTNVADVNKLLKQFEETRKMMKLMTTSKKAPGKGGLFKRKR
- a CDS encoding phosphofructokinase-like protein (product_source=TIGR02483; cath_funfam=3.40.50.450; cog=COG0205; ko=KO:K21071; pfam=PF00365; superfamily=53784; tigrfam=TIGR02483), whose protein sequence is MRIGVLSSGGDCPGINATIRGVGKTALCHYGMEVIGIKDGFQGLIKKDYIHLEEKALSGLLNLGGTILGTSREKPFKKLLKEDGDKSKIIIDSYHELGLDCLVCIGGNGTQKTAYKVSQLGLNVISIPKTIDNDVWGTDTTFGFDSAVDIATEAIDRLHSTASSHKRVMVIELMGHKAGWIALHAGIAGGADVILLPELGYDPNKIIQAITDRAKKGKQFSIVVVAEGLKIEGEKKNPARYISKMIEEETGIECREMILGYVQRGGSPSAYDRNLATRFGGYAADLIANKEYNRMVCLKADKIESLPLSEVAGKLKLVTPDNELIQQGRKIGISFGI